The DNA sequence TCCAGCCTCGACCCTTTGCCTGGAGTAGCCGTCGACGTCGGCGTTGGATATATTGTGTCCGGCCGTCTCCATTCCCCTTCTGAAATAGTCTAATGCCCTTCGGCCCATCTCCAAGCCAAAGAAGGAATTGATCATCGCTCTTCTCCCCTATCCCCTCACGCTAAAGCCGCTGCCCGTCAGGCCTCGCAGCTGAGACAACACCAGATCACCCAACTTTTTCGATTCATCAAGCAGTCGGGAGGTGATCTCAAACTCCGATTTCAAGCCCTTTATGGAACGCTGCAGCCTGTCTGCGGCATCGACCAAGGGCTTTGAGGCTTCTTCTTCCAGGTTTGAAGCTATCTCGGACATCTTCGGATCGCAGCCAAGGACGCAAGCCAGCTGCCCTGCCAGGCGGTCGCGTTCGGCCTCAAGGCCCAAAAAATCCGACACGCTCCTTTCAAGCTCCTTCAGCAGGGACTGCAATGAGGCGTAGTCCTTGCCGGCCAAAAGAAGGCGCTCATTCTTAAGCAGGCCGGCCGTACCTTCAAGCTTGAGCGCCATCGCCTCAATAACGTCGGCCAACTTTCGGGCCGACTCTCTAAATGTCAAATCGCCTTCGACGATCAAGGCAGAGTCATCCCTTTAGGCCTGCTTTTTGCAGTATTCGGGCCAAGGCGTCAAGGTCGGGCTTGTAGCTACCGTCGGCTATCTTCTGCTTTATTAGCTCCACCTTGTCGGTCCTCACTTCCGGGATCTTTTTTGCCTCCTCAACTGCCTTTTGCAGAACTTTGGCAATGTAGCTTACCTGGAATTGGT is a window from the Acetomicrobium flavidum genome containing:
- a CDS encoding flagellar biosynthesis protein FlgN; the encoded protein is MIVEGDLTFRESARKLADVIEAMALKLEGTAGLLKNERLLLAGKDYASLQSLLKELERSVSDFLGLEAERDRLAGQLACVLGCDPKMSEIASNLEEEASKPLVDAADRLQRSIKGLKSEFEITSRLLDESKKLGDLVLSQLRGLTGSGFSVRG
- the flgM gene encoding flagellar biosynthesis anti-sigma factor FlgM, giving the protein MVEPVEPIKRAHEAEPVKKVRLNFKDSRLSEGDQFQVSYIAKVLQKAVEEAKKIPEVRTDKVELIKQKIADGSYKPDLDALARILQKAGLKG